A genomic stretch from Ictalurus punctatus breed USDA103 chromosome 2, Coco_2.0, whole genome shotgun sequence includes:
- the coil gene encoding coilin isoform X2 translates to MYKLFLRSHGNMAASSLNAVRVRLYFDYPPPSMPDCRMSWVLVDLNKCRVVADLCSVIRQKFDYSRKTVLDLFIENCFLPPAENIYLVRDNDSIRVKVSSVYSECVGKKRCREEEGSFQAPAKKNRHEENGVAQAAGATKKKKRHKAKKKKRDEKQLESGDAFKAAFPDKEPSSSKAQTEKSSKKASASSVLTNGKAISSGPHNKSSDSSDSSEEVTQKPSPLKSKSKHTQVAASKRHAVRKTSSSDSSSSEDEKVLVKKPPKPCTSLKTCTSTKTSKEQTSSVAPKSTTNSTAAKKTQKESSSDSSSSDDEASAAARRANVPAKSTTTASKPQPQTTAASSSEEDDSRKGGSKTASLLQTGPPLSSRQGEASKNPMSKKPSANSKTSKTQTTTSDSSSSSEDEACKANVPTTPKPFKTARAQTQPCSDPCAVVENGVIWTPSTPVGTMVQDNKDKAESSESCSSDTELVIKRPNPLLVAGLTPRGRGRGFPDRVKGRGGVRGGFGRARGTPWKQNFHHDYDNEVQRKQKEIQTNKSLVLQNPPEPSPKRDYSTLPLLAAPPAVGQKIVFKDFLILQ, encoded by the exons ATGTACAAGCTCTTCCTGCGTTCACACGGGAACATGGCGGCCTCCAGTCTCAACGCGGTTCGAGTTAGGTTGTATTTTGATTACCCTCCTCCTTCCATGCCCGACTGCCGCATGAGCTGGGTGCTGGTGGATTTGAATAAATGCCGTGTTGTTGCAGATTTGTGCAGCGTGATTAGACAAAAGTTCGACTACAGCCGCAAAACGGTGTTAGACTTGTTCATTGAGAATTGTTTCCTTCCTCCTGCTGAGAACATCTATTTGGTTCGTGATAATGACAGCATAAG AGTGAAGGTGTCCAGTGTTTATAGTGAGTGCGTAGGGAAAAAAAGATGCAGAGAGGAAGAAGGCTCATTTCAAGCACCGGCGAAGAAGAATAGACACGAGGAGAACGGTGTCGCCCAAGCAGCAGGCgcaacaaagaaaaagaaaagacacaaagcgaagaagaagaagagggacGAGAAGCAGTTGGAGTCTGGAGATGCCTTTAAAGCAGCCTTCCCTGATAAAGAGCCTTCATCCTCAAAGGCACAGACTGAGAAGAGCAGCAAGAAAGCTTCAGCATCTTCTGTCCTTACTAACGGAAAAGCGATTTCATCAGGTCCGCATAATAAAAGCTCAGACTCTTCAGACAGCAGTGAGGAGGTCACTCAAAAACCTTCTCCACTCAAATCCaagtccaaacacacacaggttgcAGCATCCAAACGGCATGCGGTGAGAAAAACCTCTTCCTCAGATTCATCCTCGTCAGAAGACGAAAAAGTCCTTGTGAAAAAACCTCCAAAACCATGTACAAGCTTGAAAACCTGTACCAGTACTAAGACATCCAAAGAGCAGACGTCTTCTGTTGCACCCAAATCCACTACAAACTCTACAGCGgccaagaaaacacaaaaagagTCTTCTTCAGATTCGTCCTCGTCAGATGATGAAGCTTCAGCAGCAGCCAGAAGAGCAAACGTCCCTGCAAAGTCCACGACCACTGCCTCAAAACCTCAACCCCAAACCACGGCAGCATCATCCTCAGAAGAAGATGATTCCAGAAAAGGGGGTTCTAAAACAGCGTCCTTACTGCAAACAGGGCCACCTTTGTCCAGTCGTCAAGGTGAAGCCAGCAAAAACCCCATGTCCAAAAAACCTTCCGCAAACTCTAAAACgtccaaaacacaaacaacaacttCAGATTCCTCCTCGTCCTCTGAAGACGAAGCCTGCAAAGCAAACGTCCCTACAACACCCAAACCCTTTAAAACGGCACGAGCACAGACGCAGCCATGCTCAGACCCATGTGCTGTGGTGGAGAACGGCGTGATTTGGACTCCGTCCACTCCAGTAGGAACGATGGTCCAAGACAACAAGGACAAAGCGGAGAGCTCTGAGTCGTGCAGCAGTGACACGGAGCTGGTGATAAAGAGGCCGAATCCTCTGCTTGTGGCTGGTTTGACCCCTCGGGGAAGGGGCCGGGGGTTCCCGGACAGGGTCAAAGGTCGAGGAGGGGTCAGGGGTGGCTTTGGCAGGGCCAGAGGAACGCCTTGGAAGCAGAACTTTCACCATGACTATGACAATGAAGTGCAGAGGAAGCAGAAAGAGATCCAGACTAACAAAAGCTTGGTGCTGCAG AATCCTCCAGAGCCAAGCCCCAAGCGGGATTACAGCACTCTGCCTCTCCTCGCTGCTCCTCCTGCAGTGGGACAGAAAATTGTTTTTaag gatttcctgatacttcaatga
- the coil gene encoding coilin isoform X1 — translation MYKLFLRSHGNMAASSLNAVRVRLYFDYPPPSMPDCRMSWVLVDLNKCRVVADLCSVIRQKFDYSRKTVLDLFIENCFLPPAENIYLVRDNDSIRVKVSSVYSECVGKKRCREEEGSFQAPAKKNRHEENGVAQAAGATKKKKRHKAKKKKRDEKQLESGDAFKAAFPDKEPSSSKAQTEKSSKKASASSVLTNGKAISSGPHNKSSDSSDSSEEVTQKPSPLKSKSKHTQVAASKRHAVRKTSSSDSSSSEDEKVLVKKPPKPCTSLKTCTSTKTSKEQTSSVAPKSTTNSTAAKKTQKESSSDSSSSDDEASAAARRANVPAKSTTTASKPQPQTTAASSSEEDDSRKGGSKTASLLQTGPPLSSRQGEASKNPMSKKPSANSKTSKTQTTTSDSSSSSEDEACKANVPTTPKPFKTARAQTQPCSDPCAVVENGVIWTPSTPVGTMVQDNKDKAESSESCSSDTELVIKRPNPLLVAGLTPRGRGRGFPDRVKGRGGVRGGFGRARGTPWKQNFHHDYDNEVQRKQKEIQTNKSLVLQNPPEPSPKRDYSTLPLLAAPPAVGQKIVFKLLELTENYTPEVSDYKEGKIIGFNHSTNMIELELLMQSQARTEPGKFDLVYQNPDGTERVEYAVTLGSQLTERWESLLEPRLIVQNTD, via the exons ATGTACAAGCTCTTCCTGCGTTCACACGGGAACATGGCGGCCTCCAGTCTCAACGCGGTTCGAGTTAGGTTGTATTTTGATTACCCTCCTCCTTCCATGCCCGACTGCCGCATGAGCTGGGTGCTGGTGGATTTGAATAAATGCCGTGTTGTTGCAGATTTGTGCAGCGTGATTAGACAAAAGTTCGACTACAGCCGCAAAACGGTGTTAGACTTGTTCATTGAGAATTGTTTCCTTCCTCCTGCTGAGAACATCTATTTGGTTCGTGATAATGACAGCATAAG AGTGAAGGTGTCCAGTGTTTATAGTGAGTGCGTAGGGAAAAAAAGATGCAGAGAGGAAGAAGGCTCATTTCAAGCACCGGCGAAGAAGAATAGACACGAGGAGAACGGTGTCGCCCAAGCAGCAGGCgcaacaaagaaaaagaaaagacacaaagcgaagaagaagaagagggacGAGAAGCAGTTGGAGTCTGGAGATGCCTTTAAAGCAGCCTTCCCTGATAAAGAGCCTTCATCCTCAAAGGCACAGACTGAGAAGAGCAGCAAGAAAGCTTCAGCATCTTCTGTCCTTACTAACGGAAAAGCGATTTCATCAGGTCCGCATAATAAAAGCTCAGACTCTTCAGACAGCAGTGAGGAGGTCACTCAAAAACCTTCTCCACTCAAATCCaagtccaaacacacacaggttgcAGCATCCAAACGGCATGCGGTGAGAAAAACCTCTTCCTCAGATTCATCCTCGTCAGAAGACGAAAAAGTCCTTGTGAAAAAACCTCCAAAACCATGTACAAGCTTGAAAACCTGTACCAGTACTAAGACATCCAAAGAGCAGACGTCTTCTGTTGCACCCAAATCCACTACAAACTCTACAGCGgccaagaaaacacaaaaagagTCTTCTTCAGATTCGTCCTCGTCAGATGATGAAGCTTCAGCAGCAGCCAGAAGAGCAAACGTCCCTGCAAAGTCCACGACCACTGCCTCAAAACCTCAACCCCAAACCACGGCAGCATCATCCTCAGAAGAAGATGATTCCAGAAAAGGGGGTTCTAAAACAGCGTCCTTACTGCAAACAGGGCCACCTTTGTCCAGTCGTCAAGGTGAAGCCAGCAAAAACCCCATGTCCAAAAAACCTTCCGCAAACTCTAAAACgtccaaaacacaaacaacaacttCAGATTCCTCCTCGTCCTCTGAAGACGAAGCCTGCAAAGCAAACGTCCCTACAACACCCAAACCCTTTAAAACGGCACGAGCACAGACGCAGCCATGCTCAGACCCATGTGCTGTGGTGGAGAACGGCGTGATTTGGACTCCGTCCACTCCAGTAGGAACGATGGTCCAAGACAACAAGGACAAAGCGGAGAGCTCTGAGTCGTGCAGCAGTGACACGGAGCTGGTGATAAAGAGGCCGAATCCTCTGCTTGTGGCTGGTTTGACCCCTCGGGGAAGGGGCCGGGGGTTCCCGGACAGGGTCAAAGGTCGAGGAGGGGTCAGGGGTGGCTTTGGCAGGGCCAGAGGAACGCCTTGGAAGCAGAACTTTCACCATGACTATGACAATGAAGTGCAGAGGAAGCAGAAAGAGATCCAGACTAACAAAAGCTTGGTGCTGCAG AATCCTCCAGAGCCAAGCCCCAAGCGGGATTACAGCACTCTGCCTCTCCTCGCTGCTCCTCCTGCAGTGGGACAGAAAATTGTTTTTaag CTTTTAGAGCTCACTGAGAACTACACCCCAGAAGTGTCGGATTATAAA GAAGGGAAGATCATTGGTTTTAATCACAGCACTAACATGATTGAACTGGAGCTTCTGATGCAGAGTCAAG CCCGAACTGAACCTGGGAAGTTTGATCTGGTGTATCAGAACCCAGATGGCACTGAAAGAGTGGAGTACGCGGTCACTCTTGGTTCTCAG CTGACTGAGCGTTGGGAGTCGCTGCTCGAGCCCAGGCTAATTGTGCAGAACACAGACTGA